Genomic DNA from Setaria italica strain Yugu1 chromosome V, Setaria_italica_v2.0, whole genome shotgun sequence:
AACCTAATCCTCGTGCTGCCTTCTTCTCTTCAACATGGTCACCTAAAGATTGTGCAAGATCAAGAGCTGCCTTGAACTCAGGAAACGCCTTGTCAGGAGCTTGGTTTCTCAGGTAGTTCTTCCCAGTCCTCAGATATGCAATCAGACGCTCTTTCTGAGGATCAACAATAACTTCCGATTCTGGTATCTTGCTACCAACTGGGGCATAGCTCAAAGCAGGAGCGTAAGATTCAATCTTGGCTTGTCTTCTCAGTGCAGCATTTATCTGTCGTAACTGATCATTCAGCCGTGCAAGCTCCCCTCTCCTCTGTCTTGCAAGGAGCCCTACAGGATTTCTGAATTGCTCAGCATAATGCAGAAACTTTCAGATAGATCCCATAACAGAGGGAAATATGCATATTAGAGAACATCTAATCTGAACACGGAAATATCGACTAACCTACTTATTGTCAAAAAGGACAGGAATGGAGCAAGTATTCATTAAAGAGATTAATTGGCATAAATAGTTGTGAAACAAATGCAAACGGCCCCATCACCTAAATAACTTGAAATAATTCAGTTCTGTCAGAATAGATACGTACAAAAAATAACTAAAGTAGCAGCCAGTTGGATGACAGGCATGATAACTAGAATGCTCCAAAATGCAATTTTCCTTAAAATTCATTCTATGTTACATCCCAATTTATGTAGTACTGAACTATCGATAACTTGCAGAGAGGCAAAGAACCTGTATATGCTTAAATTTAACCAAATGCCACAGCTAAGTAAGGAGTATTTTGTTTTCTTAGGACAAGACTTAGAACTTCAATTACTCCATTAATATATCGTTCCCTTAAATATATTGTTTTATGATACAAAATCATAATCATAAGTTTTTAGTACAAATCTACCAACATTAATGTTGTGTCATAAAATTATGTATTAAAGGAGTACTTGTCAGTCAAAGCCTGGCCCTAATGAAACGAAATATGCCCAAACAGAGCAAGTAGCACAAGGGTGCAGAGAAAACTCATGTACTTTCCTGGTATTGGAAGCAATTCCATGCGCATCATAAACAATTGAAAGTTCAGAGTTTGGAAACAATTTTAATCACATAGTATGTTGATGATATATTAGAAAACGTAAACACATAGATAGGGAAAAAGTCCATTATGCATTGTCACAATGACATTAATAGCCAGTTTCCAAGCCACAAACTACCATTCCATGTCTCAACTTTCTTTAATTTACAGTGTGATGAGCTTACCTCCAACAGTAGCACCGACCATGGCTATTGCAAATAGCAAAGGCATGTTAGGGAGGGAGTACTCTTGCTCACATGGTTCTGCTAAACAAGCAGGTGGCAGAATATATATGATACAACTACTGACAAGACATGCTTTCCCAAAATAGGAACATACAACTTCCTGCAAAAAGTACGAGAAATAATGCTGCATAACATTATAGATGAAGtttgcaaaataaaatttgcaagggTAAAAATTTAAGCTGTATTAGTAACTCCTCTATTAAAATAATACAAGGCGcatttcattttaaaaaatcCAGCATTGCATACTCTGACCAATAATTAGTCAAACTGTAAGTATGTTTGGTCTTTGGTGTATAAAAATTATACAAACTAGATTCATATTTCAAAATGCTCTCACACTATATTAGTTTTGTGAAAGCATCTGTTGAAATCTAAGTTTGAAGACTGGACCAAAATAATTACATGCCTTGTGTTCTTGATTTGAGGGAGTAAGACAATATTGTTATTAAAAAAATGTGACAACTGAACACAAGGTTATTTTTAgttatttgaaaattttaagTCTTGTTACAAATCAAAGGTTCTCTTCAGTCATTACATGACAAATGCTAGAGACAGATAACAAATGCTAAAAATAGAGCAAGGGACTCACCATCATA
This window encodes:
- the LOC101777318 gene encoding protein FLUORESCENT IN BLUE LIGHT, chloroplastic, translated to MALPLRPAAPAPPPWRCSGVRSSPCSSLLPTASKQMFPVPLPVDRVARFSLSAKRSASRLVQSLTDSTDSRSDGIHAANEHGHDLKRSISDLQEVVCSYFGKACLVSSCIIYILPPACLAEPCEQEYSLPNMPLLFAIAMVGATVGGLLARQRRGELARLNDQLRQINAALRRQAKIESYAPALSYAPVGSKIPESEVIVDPQKERLIAYLRTGKNYLRNQAPDKAFPEFKAALDLAQSLGDHVEEKKAARGLGASLQRQGKYKEAIKYHSMVLNISKMTGEDAGVTEAYGAIADCYTELGELEKAGKFYDKYISRLEND